Proteins encoded within one genomic window of Cucumis sativus cultivar 9930 chromosome 3, Cucumber_9930_V3, whole genome shotgun sequence:
- the LOC116402843 gene encoding uncharacterized protein LOC116402843 yields MGNCTSNKYLAETIVPMSDDDEEVEEMLRRRLVVKNGAQKCSASTTTELKIRITKRELEKLLCKVDVEELPVTELLSKLIDVGDTFESTHQRSWRPSLQSIPEVN; encoded by the coding sequence ATGGGAAATTGTACAAGCAACAAATATTTGGCAGAGACAATAGTGCCGATGAGCGATGACGACGAAGAAGTGGAGGAGATGCTGAGAAGGAGGCTAGTTGTCAAAAACGGAGCTCAGAAATGTTCAGCGAGTACCACGACGGAGTTGAAGATTAGGATCACAAAGAGAGAGCTGGAGAAGTTGTTGTGCAAAGTGGATGTGGAGGAGTTGCCAGTGACGGAGCTGTTATCCAAGTTAATCGATGTTGGCGATACATTCGAGAGTACCCATCAGCGATCATGGCGGCCTTCTTTGCAAAGTATTCCTGAAGTGAATTGA
- the CHRD gene encoding chordin (The RefSeq protein has 3 substitutions compared to this genomic sequence): protein MAMSAAHTLQIPASTAITRRRSITPSAGTAVSLWRRPSPAIPSISSHQMSFKCHAISKCTTEIIGIATDNAPEALGPYSQGIIANNLVYVSGSLGLIPETGQLISDDVGEQTEQALKNVGAILRAGGADYDRVIKTTIMLANVADFTLVNEIYGKYFPNSPAPARSTFAAGALPKNAKIEIDAIAVL from the exons ATGGCTATGTCCGCAGCTCACACCCTCCAAATTCCGGCCTCCACCGCCATTACACGGAGGCGATCCATCACTCCCTCTGCCAGCACCGCCGTGTCCTTGTGGAGGCGGCCTTCACCGGCCATTCCATCTATTTCAAGCCGTCAAATGTCCTTCAAATGCCATGCCATTTCCAAGTGTACTACTG AAATCATAGGCATTGCAACTGACAATGCCCCAGAAGCATTGGGGCCCTATTCTCAGGGAATCATAGCCAACAATCTTGTATATGTATCTGGCTCCCTTGGTCTAATTCCTGAG ACAGGGCAATTGATCTCAGATGATGTTGGAGAGCAAACTGAGCag GCCCTAAAAAATGTTGGTGCAATATTAAGAGCTGGAGGGGCTGATTATGATAGAGTGATTAAGACAACTATTAT GTTGGCTAATGTAGCAGATTTTACATTAGTAAATGAGATTTATGGAAAAT ATTTTCCAAACTGCCCTGCACCAGCAAGATCAACATTTGCAGCTGGAGCATTACCCAAAAATGCTAAGATTGAAATTGATGCAATAGCTGTGCTTTGA
- the LOC105435072 gene encoding uncharacterized protein LOC105435072 gives MGNCVSSNCLCGKPTRILSDEEALEMMKRRIMAYDETPRSSKAATTTEVKIKITKKELEMLLGNYTVVEVKDELPSAHFFSQPIVELQPIDIDDAFEMQPRSWRPSLQSIPEMD, from the coding sequence ATGGGAAACTGTGTGAGCAGCAATTGTTTATGTGGAAAACCAACAAGAATACTTAGCGATGAGGAAGCTCTAGAGATGATGAAGAGAAGAATTATGGCTTACGATGAGACTCCGAGATCTTCGAAGGCGGCAACAACAACAGAGGTGAAGATCAAGATCACAAAAAAAGAACTAGAGATGTTACTAGGTAATTATACGGTGGTGGAGGTGAAGGACGAGCTGCCCTCGGCACATTTCTTTTCGCAGCCAATCGTCGAATTGCAGCCAATCGACATCGACGATGCCTTCGAGATGCAGCCACGATCATGGCGGCCTTCCCTGCAGAGTATCCCTGAGATGGATTGA